CGTCTTCCGCCCCACCGCCGAGGGGCGCGCGCTGCTTCTGGCCGAGGCGCAGATCGCCACCGCCCTTTCCCGCGCGGGCCGAGAGATCGCGGCGCTGCGCCAGGGTCACAGCGGCACCGTGGTCCTGGGGGTGGTCTCGACCGGCAAGTATTTTGCGCCCTTCCTGGTCGCGACCCTTCAGCGCGCCCTGCCGCGCATCGAGGTGACGCTGCGCATCGGCAACCGCGACGCGATCCTGGCAGCCCTGGCGGGGGACGAGCTGGACCTTGCGATCATGGGCCGCCCGCCCCGTGAGCCCGCCGTGATCGCCGACCCCATCGGCCCCCATCCCCACATTATCATCGCCGCCCCCGACCATCCGCTGGCCACCCAGGACCCGGTGATGCCGGGCGATCTTCTGTCCCAGACCTTCCTCTCGCGCGAGGAGGGGTCCGGCACCCGCATCCTGATGACCCGCTTCCTCGACCGCATCGGCGAGGGCGCCCCCTGGCGCGCGGTCGAGATGGGCACCAACGAGACGATCAAGCAGGCGGTGATCGCGGGCCTGGGCATCGCGCTGATCTCCCAGCACACCTGCACCGAGGAATTGCGCGCCGGCCGCCTGACCGCCCTGTCGGCCATCGGCCTGCCGATCCAGCGCAGCTGGTACCTGCTGCACCGCGCCGACCGCGCCCCCAGCCCCGCCACCGAACGCATCCGCGCCGCCATCGCGGGCCTCGGCGGGGCCTTCCTGCCCCGGATCGAGGCCTCATCGCCGTAAGGGTTCGTCCTCTGCGGGCGGGGCCGCCTTAAGTTTTGTCCCGTCCTGACGCCGCTTTGGACGGGGCGGTGGACCATGTTCGACAGACACCAAAAGCACTGCCGCCTCGATGCACGACCCCGTTGGCCCGCGCCTTTCTCAAGGATCGCCGCCGCTGTCGTGCGAGACCCTCAATGGCTCACCCAAGAGATCGCTCCCTGGGCATCCAGGACCCGTCCCGCGCACATGACCCCTCCCAAAGGACGAACATGTGCAGTGATCGCGCCCCGGACCCCTCATGCTGCGATCAGGCATCGACCACCTAGCCCCGCCCGCTTGTCACCCTCACGCCGGATCACGCAGCGCCGTGACCTCCGCGGCCGGCGCTGAACCGCCGCCCTCGAAGACCAGACGTCCCCCGTCCTCGAACTGCGCCTCGACGATCCGGGCATAGGCGCCGACACGGGTCTCGGCGATCAACTCCTCGCCCCGGCGGCTTTCCAGAG
Above is a window of Paracoccus liaowanqingii DNA encoding:
- the cbbR gene encoding LysR family regulator CbbR, whose protein sequence is MKTDAITLRQLRALRAVADSGSLTLAAAQLGLTPPAIHSQLKSLDDLAGTALLHRAEHGVFRPTAEGRALLLAEAQIATALSRAGREIAALRQGHSGTVVLGVVSTGKYFAPFLVATLQRALPRIEVTLRIGNRDAILAALAGDELDLAIMGRPPREPAVIADPIGPHPHIIIAAPDHPLATQDPVMPGDLLSQTFLSREEGSGTRILMTRFLDRIGEGAPWRAVEMGTNETIKQAVIAGLGIALISQHTCTEELRAGRLTALSAIGLPIQRSWYLLHRADRAPSPATERIRAAIAGLGGAFLPRIEASSP